A region from the Peromyscus maniculatus bairdii isolate BWxNUB_F1_BW_parent chromosome 5, HU_Pman_BW_mat_3.1, whole genome shotgun sequence genome encodes:
- the LOC143273418 gene encoding histone H2B type 1-C/E/F/G/I-like: MPEPVKSAPAPKKGSKKAVTKAQKKDGKKRKRSRKESYSVYVYKVLKQVHPDTGISSKAMGIMNSFVNDIFERIAGEASRLAHYNKRSTITSREIQTAVRLLLPGELAKHAVSEGTKAVTKYTSSK, encoded by the coding sequence ATGCCTGAGCCGGTGAAGTCCGCTCCCGCCCCGAAGAAGGGCTCCAAGAAGGCCGTGACCAAGGCGCAGAAGAAGGACGGCAAGAAGCGCAAGCGCAGCCGCAAGGAGAGCTACTCGGTGTACGTGTACAAGGTGCTGAAGCAGGTGCACCCCGACACGGGCATCTCGTCCAAGGCCATGGGCATCATGAACTCGTTCGTCAACGACATCTTCGAGCGCATCGCGGGCGAGGCGTCGCGCCTGGCGCACTACAACAAGCGCTCGACCATCACGTCCCGGGAGATCCAGACGGCCGTGCGCCTGCTGCTGCCCGGGGAGCTGGCCAAGCACGCCGTGTCCGAGGGCACCAAGGCCGTCACCAAGTACACCAGCTCCAAGTGA
- the LOC143273417 gene encoding histone H2A type 1-B has product MSGRGKQGGKARAKAKTRSSRAGLQFPVGRVHRLLRKGNYSERVGAGAPVYLAAVLEYLTAEILELAGNAARDNKKTRIIPRHLQLAIRNDEELNKLLGRVTIAQGGVLPNIQAVLLPKKTESHHKAKGK; this is encoded by the coding sequence ATGTCTGGACGCGGCAAGCAGGGCGGCAAGGCTCGCGCCAAGGCCAAGACCCGCTCGTCCCGGGCCGGCCTGCAGTTCCCCGTGGGCCGCGTGCACCGGCTGCTCCGCAAGGGCAACTACTCGGAGCGGGTGGGCGCCGGCGCCCCGGTCTACCTGGCGGCCGTGCTGGAGTACCTGACGGCCGAGAtcctggagctggctggcaaCGCGGCCCGCGACAACAAGAAGACGCGCATCATCCCGCGCCACCTGCAGCTGGCCATCCGCAACGACGAGGAGCTCAACAAGCTGCTGGGCCGCGTCACCATCGCGCAGGGCGGCGTCCTGCCCAACATCCAGGCGGTGCTGCTGCCCAAGAAGACCGAGAGCCACCACAAGGCCAAGGGGAAATAA
- the LOC102920653 gene encoding histone H4, whose translation MSGRGKGGKGLGKGGAKRHRKVLRDNIQGITKPAIRRLARRGGVKRISGLIYEETRGVLKVFLENVIRDAVTYTEHAKRKTVTAMDVVYALKRQGRTLYGFGG comes from the coding sequence ATGTCAGGTCGCGGCAAAGGCGGGAAGGGCCTGGGCAAGGGCGGCGCCAAGCGCCACCGCAAAGTCCTGCGCGACAACATCCAGGGCATCACCAAGCCCGCCATCCGCCGCCTGGCCCGGCGCGGCGGCGTCAAGCGCATCTCCGGCCTCATCTACGAGGAGACCCGCGGGGTGCTGAAGGTCTTCCTGGAGAACGTGATCCGCGACGCCGTCACCTACACGGAGCACGCCAAGCGCAAGACCGTCACGGCCATGGACGTGGTCTACGCGCTCAAGCGCCAGGGACGCACGCTCTACGGCTTCGGCGGCTGA
- the LOC143273419 gene encoding histone H4, translating into MSGRGKGGKGLGKGGAKRHRKVLRDNIQGITKPAIRRLARRGGVKRISGLIYEETRGVLKVFLENVIRDAVTYTEHAKRKTVTAMDVVYALKRQGRTLYGFGG; encoded by the coding sequence ATGTCTGGTCGCGGCAAAGGCGGGAAGGGCCTGGGCAAGGGCGGCGCCAAGCGCCACCGCAAAGTCCTGCGCGACAACATCCAGGGCATCACCAAGCCCGCCATCCGCCGCCTGGCCCGGCGCGGCGGCGTCAAGCGCATCTCCGGCCTCATCTACGAGGAGACCCGCGGGGTGCTGAAGGTCTTCCTGGAGAACGTGATCCGCGACGCCGTCACCTACACGGAGCACGCCAAGCGCAAGACCGTCACGGCCATGGACGTGGTCTACGCGCTCAAGCGCCAGGGACGCACGCTCTACGGCTTCGGCGGCTGA
- the LOC102903639 gene encoding histone H2A type 1-B produces the protein MSGRGKQGGKARAKAKTRSSRAGLQFPVGRVHRLLRKGNYSERVGAGAPVYLAAVLEYLTAEILELAGNAARDNKKTRIIPRHLQLAIRNDEELNKLLGRVTIAQGGVLPNIQAVLLPKKTESHHKAKGK, from the coding sequence ATGTCTGGACGCGGCAAGCAGGGCGGCAAGGCTCGCGCCAAGGCCAAGACCCGCTCGTCCCGGGCCGGCCTGCAGTTCCCCGTGGGCCGCGTGCACCGGCTGCTCCGCAAGGGCAACTACTCGGAGCGGGTGGGCGCCGGCGCCCCGGTCTACCTGGCGGCCGTGCTGGAGTACCTGACGGCCGAGAtcctggagctggctggcaaCGCGGCCCGCGACAACAAGAAGACGCGCATCATCCCGCGCCACCTGCAGCTGGCCATCCGCAACGACGAGGAGCTCAACAAGCTGCTGGGCCGCGTCACCATCGCGCAGGGCGGCGTCCTGCCCAACATCCAGGCGGTGCTGCTGCCCAAGAAGACCGAGAGCCACCACAAGGCCAAGGGGAAATGA